A part of Rattus rattus isolate New Zealand chromosome 6, Rrattus_CSIRO_v1, whole genome shotgun sequence genomic DNA contains:
- the Rep15 gene encoding rab15 effector protein — MGQKASQHVAPRDSQEVLVMCEVVSAAISHAAQKLKEYLGFEYPLSRLCLTASSLAEIFLVHFITFCQERGADEWLTTTKMSKHQALLFGADWIWTFWGPDKQIRLQVAVQALRMSSLPPRDPKSCESRGEESWRKGRFDKLEEFCNLVGEDCLGLFIIFGVPGEPKAIRGVVLETVRNGMVESQLPGRKAVEQFVLETEDCVSIKELLGNCLDKRDGLSDMGKVYVHIL, encoded by the coding sequence ATGGGGCAAAAGGCCTCACAGCACGTGGCTCCGAGGGACAGTCAGGAGGTTCTCGTCATGTGTGAGGTGGTCAGTGCTGCTATTTCCCACGCAGCACAGAAGCTGAAGGAGTACCTCGGGTTCGAGTATCCGCTGAGCAGACTCTGCCTCACAGCAAGTTCTCTGGCTGAGATTTTCCTCGTCCACTTCATTACTTTCTGCCAGGAGAGGGGAGCGGATGAATGGCTCACCACCACCAAGATGTCGAAGCACCAGGCCTTGCTCTTTGGAGCAGACTGGATTTGGACCTTCTGGGGACCCGATAAGCAAATACGGCTTCAGGTGGCAGTGCAGGCTCTAAGGATGTCTTCTCTCCCTCCGAGGGACCCAAAATCCTGTGAGTCAAGGGGAGAGGAGTCTTGGAGAAAAGGCAGATTCGATAAGCTGGAAGAGTTCTGTAACTTGGTAGGAGAGGACTGTCTGGGTCTGTTTATCATCTTTGGTGTGCCTGGAGAACCTAAAGCCATCAGGGGCGTTGTCCTGGAGACTGTCAGAAATGGGATGGTGGAGAGCCAGCTGCCGGGACGCAAGGCCGTGGAGCAGTTCGTGCTGGAAACAGAGGATTGCGTCTCCATCAAAGAGCTGCTGGGGAACTGTCTGGATAAAAGAGACGGGCTGAGTGACATGGGCAAGGTTTACGTCCACATCCTTTAG
- the LOC116903096 gene encoding high mobility group protein B1-like, with amino-acid sequence MGKGDPKKPRGKMSSCAFFVQTCREEHKKHPDASVNFSEFSKKCSERWKTMSAKEKGKFEDMAKADKAHYEREMKTYISPKKGDQKKFKDPSAPKRPPSAFFLFCSEYHPKIKGEHPGLSISDGAKKLGEMWNTAVDDKQSYEKKAAKLKEKYEKDIAAYRAKGKPDAAKKGVVKAEKSKKKKEEEDEEDEEDEENEEEEDDDE; translated from the coding sequence atgggcaaaggagatcctaagaagccgagaggcaaaatgtcctcatgtgcattctttgtgcaaacctgccgggaggagcacaagaagcacccggatgcttctgtcaacttctcggagttctccaagaagtgctcagagagATGGAAAACcatgtctgctaaagaaaaggggaaatttgaagatatggcaaaggctgacaaggctcattatgaaagagaaatgaaaacctacatcTCCCCCAAAAAGGGAGACcaaaagaagttcaaggaccccagtgcccccaagaggcctccttcggccttcttcttgttctgttctgagtaccACCCAAAAATCAAAGGCGAGCATCCTGGCTTATCCATTAGTGATGGTGCAAAGAAACTAGGGGAGATGTGGAACACTGCCGTGGATGACAAGCAGTCCTATGAGAAGAAGGCCgccaagctgaaggagaagtatgagaaggatatcgctgcctacagagctaaaggaaaacctgatgcagCGAAAAAGGGGGTGGTCAAGGctgagaagagcaagaaaaagaaggaagaggaagatgaggaggatgaagaggatgaggaaaatgaggaagaagaagatgatgatgaataa